The following is a genomic window from Sutcliffiella horikoshii.
CTCCCGCGTTAATGCCGAAAATCCCTGGAGAAGCCAACGGATTTTTAGTGAGCGCCTGCATCCATAGTCCTGCAATCGCTAAGCTTCCTCCCACCACTGCTGCAATGATTGCACGTGGAAGACGAACAGATTGAACAATGATATGTTCATTAGATCCGTCAAAATTTCGGAATGCATCAATAGCAAGTGAAAAGCTGGTATCTGTATATCCATATATAATGCTTGCCACAAAGCTCATTGATAATAGAAGAAACCCGATTATCAATCCAAATACTTTGTGAGTATTTTTACGAAGTAACATAATGTGTACCTTCAATCTATATAACTTTTTATCTAACTATAAGTTTAGGAGAATTAGGAGGAAGTGTCAATGACTTTGAAAATCATTCTCATGAAAGTATTGACATTCATTCTCATCCGAAGTACTATTTATCTTGTGAATGAAAATCATTATCATTAATATACGGGGGCTACATATTATGTTGAAAAACAAAAAGCTATTTTCATTATTTTTACTTACTTTAATTACTTCGCTTGTTCTAGCTGCTTGCTCTGGCAACAATGGCAATAACGCTGGGCAAGAAGAAGATGCTTCTGGTGATACTCCAAAGGAAGACACTTCTTATGAAGTAGAACATGCAATGGGTACAGAAACAATTGAAGGCACTCCTGAAAGAGTAGTTATCCTTACGAACGAAGGTACAGAAGCATTGCTTGCTATGGGTGTAAAACCTGTCGGAGCTGTACAATCTTGGTTAGGCGACACTTGGTATGATCATATCAAGTCTGACATGGAAGGCGTAGAAGTTGTTGGTACAGAAAGTGCGGTAAACTTAGAAGCCATCGCGGCTTTAGAGCCTGACTTAATTATTGGGAACAAACTTCGTCAAGAAGATGTATATGAGCAATTAGATGCAATTGCACCAACTGTTTTTGCTGAAACATTAAAAGGTGACTGGAAAGAGAACTTCCAACTTTACGCAAAAGCATTGAATAAGGAAGAAGAAGGCAAAAAAGTAATGGACGACTTTGATGCACGTGTTGCAGAGATGAGCGAACAACTTGGTGAAAAGAAAGAGCAAGAAGTTTCTATCGTCCGCTTTACAGCTGGAGATGTTCGTATCTACCATAAAGATTCCTTCTCTGGAATTATTTTAGATCAACTTGGATTTGCACGTCCGGAATCTCAAAATGTTGATGACTTTGCTGAAATGAATGCAACAAAAGAAAGAATCCCTGCAATGGACGGAGACATTCTCTTCCACTTCTCTTTTGAAACTGGTGACGGAGAAGCAACAAAAATCAAAGATGAGTGGTTAGAGGATCCATTGTTTAATAACCTTGAAGTCGCGAAGGCTGGAAATATCCATGAAGTTAGTGATGCAGTATGGAACACTGCTGGTGGAGTACTTGCAGCAAACATTATGTTGGATGATATTGAGGAAGTATTTTTAGGGGAAGAGTAATAAGATGGGAGCTGGCACGCATTATGTGTCGGCTCTTTTTTATTGCTCGTTCAGGCACTGAGTACATGCAAAAAAAGAGGAGACCCGAAAGCCCCCTCCACCATTTTACTTTATTTCGCTTCTCTCCACTACATTACCTTCTACATCTTTCACCACTACTGTCAAAGTGTAGCGTTGACCATTGTGGTTGGCAGGAATCGCAACTTCTGTGCTGAACAATTCTTCACTCTCGCCTGTCACTTCATAATTTTCTTCAGAGGAATGTTTTACTCGGCCATGCTTGTCCACCAATTCAACAGAAACCGTGAACTCACGCGCGTCACGAACATGATTGGCAATTGTAGTATTAATCGTTACATTAGATTTCCTTTCAAGCTTCTTTAATTCTTTTCCTTTTGCATCAAGGAACTTGTTTTCAACCGTATACTTTACTTCAGGCTCTTCGTAGGAATCGTATTCTACAATATCATCCACAGAGCGTGGTTTAAGTTGAATTGTTTCATTGAAAATGCTTGAGATCCCCGTAATGGTTACGGTATCGCCATTTTCAAAAGCGAAGTCGCTAAACTTCAGTCCAGTTCGGTTATCTACACGAACTAGTACGGATTCCCCGTCTTTTGTTGCAATGAACTCAAATGTTCCATAATTATTTACTTCTTCCAAATCGGAAATTTCTACTCCTTCAATGGAAACTAATTCACTCTCGTTTCCACTTCCCAGTTCTGCAGGAGTTAACACCTGAACAGCCGGCACATCAGCAGTACCTGTCTTTTCAAATGCACTTAATGAACTGATTTGGAATTCGCCATTATAAGCTCCAACTGCACCTGTCAGTTTTACCACATCACCAGGAACAACATCCTCAGTGTTTTGGAATACATACGTTCCACCAGTTTCATCCTGTACATAAAATCCTTTTTGGCCCCATGCACCAGAAGTTGTAGTAACAACACCTTCAATCGTTACCACACTGCCGTTTGCCGCTTCTCTAGCTTCGGCAATCGTCACAGTACCGATATCACCACCTGGTTCGCCCACTTCAGAGATTCGCCCTTCTGCTACATAATTGATCGGGC
Proteins encoded in this region:
- a CDS encoding ABC transporter substrate-binding protein yields the protein MLKNKKLFSLFLLTLITSLVLAACSGNNGNNAGQEEDASGDTPKEDTSYEVEHAMGTETIEGTPERVVILTNEGTEALLAMGVKPVGAVQSWLGDTWYDHIKSDMEGVEVVGTESAVNLEAIAALEPDLIIGNKLRQEDVYEQLDAIAPTVFAETLKGDWKENFQLYAKALNKEEEGKKVMDDFDARVAEMSEQLGEKKEQEVSIVRFTAGDVRIYHKDSFSGIILDQLGFARPESQNVDDFAEMNATKERIPAMDGDILFHFSFETGDGEATKIKDEWLEDPLFNNLEVAKAGNIHEVSDAVWNTAGGVLAANIMLDDIEEVFLGEE